The Solanum lycopersicum chromosome 6, SLM_r2.1 genome has a window encoding:
- the CIP2a gene encoding CONSTANS interacting protein 2a yields the protein MDNNPHQSPTEAAAAAAAAAAAAQSATYPSQTPYHHLLQQQQQQLQMFWTYQRQEIEQVNDFKNHQLPLARIKKIMKADEDVRMISAEAPVLFAKACELFILELTIRSWLHAEENKRRTLQKNDIAAAITRTDIFDFLVDIVPRDEIKDEGVGLGPGIVGSTASGVPYYYPPMGQPAPGGVMLGRPAVPGVDPSMYVHPPPSQAWQSVWQTGDDNSYASGGSSGQGNLDGQI from the coding sequence ATGGACAACAACCCTCACCAATCTCCGACTGAGGCCGCTGCGGCGGCCGCAGCAGCGGCAGCGGCGGCTCAGTCAGCCACGTATCCGTCGCAGACTCCATACCACCATCTCCTTcagcagcaacagcagcagcTACAGATGTTTTGGACTTACCAGCGTCAAGAAATCGAGCAAGTCAATGATTTCAAAAACCACCAACTTCCCCTTGCTCGTATCAAAAAGATCATGAAAGCTGATGAAGATGTTCGTATGATCTCTGCTGAAGCTCCAGTTCTGTTCGCGAAAGCTTGTGAGCTTTTCATTCTGGAGCTCACCATCCGTTCGTGGCTTCACGCTGAGGAAAACAAGCGCAGGACTTTACAGAAGAATGACATCGCTGCGGCGATTACTCGTACTGATATTtttgattttctggttgacatCGTTCCTAGGGATGAAATTAAGGATGAGGGTGTTGGGCTTGGACCCGGAATTGTGGGTTCTACTGCTAGTGGTGTGCCGTACTATTACCCTCCGATGGGCCAGCCGGCTCCGGGTGGAGTGATGCTTGGTAGGCCTGCTGTTCCTGGGGTTGATCCATCAATGTATGTGCACCCTCCACCGTCACAGGCGTGGCAATCTGTGTGGCAGACTGGAGACGATAATTCCTATGCTAGTGGAGGTAGCAGTGGACAGGGTAACCTTGATGGCCAAAT